One bacterium genomic region harbors:
- the lexA gene encoding transcriptional repressor LexA — protein sequence MKKPLTKKQKRTLDYVSSFIEQHGYSPSYREIANGLKLNSVATVAQHIDSLVAKGLLTKGNNSARSLMPVSEVESAVFDEKAVRLPIMGLIAAGSPIETISGHPETLEVPPVMVGKRSSYVLQVKGNSMINDGIHSGDYVVVQEKEIPSNGEVVVALIDGQEATLKRYYKEAGRVRLQPANDAMEPIYVTPDMGLQIQGVVIGLIRKY from the coding sequence ATGAAGAAGCCACTGACAAAGAAGCAAAAGCGTACACTTGATTACGTTTCATCATTCATTGAGCAGCACGGATATTCCCCAAGCTATCGCGAAATTGCCAATGGCTTGAAGCTCAATTCTGTCGCCACCGTAGCACAGCACATCGATTCCCTGGTAGCAAAAGGGCTCCTCACTAAGGGCAACAACTCTGCTCGCTCGCTCATGCCAGTCAGCGAAGTTGAATCCGCCGTCTTTGACGAAAAAGCTGTCCGTCTCCCGATCATGGGTTTGATTGCGGCCGGAAGCCCGATCGAGACTATTTCCGGTCACCCAGAGACTCTCGAAGTCCCACCAGTTATGGTTGGCAAGCGCAGTAGCTACGTCCTGCAGGTCAAAGGCAATTCGATGATTAATGATGGCATTCACTCCGGTGATTACGTTGTAGTTCAAGAAAAAGAAATCCCATCAAACGGTGAAGTAGTTGTCGCCCTGATCGATGGACAGGAAGCAACGCTCAAACGCTATTACAAAGAAGCTGGACGCGTACGCTTGCAGCCAGCAAACGATGCTATGGAGCCAATTTATGTTACGCCAGATATGGGATTGCAGATTCAGGGTGTTGTGATCGGCCTAATCCGCAAGTATTAA
- a CDS encoding polymer-forming cytoskeletal protein: MKFLMKVSGFIAAAFILSLLVFRVARADDSYVLAKDQVHDGVLAKSAERITIEGTVNGDLWVAASQIDITGEVRGNVYAVGSRVIIRGNVMGSVHALGSEVRLDRSIAGSVYAAGSLVATEEGVQIGRTTGLAGSDVMIHGKLAGQLFAGASRMELRGQIGSGARLAASEVVLSNSATVGDDLRYTSRLDAVIPNDKAISGKVIREMPPEDQRTENWSQRVVDSLIGLIMSVVTAVAVLALWGDTLVERAQLFRQLPIRTFGRGVFFTILVPVVCLLVMITLIGLPLGIILGLLYAVVLMVAPTAAGLVVGLQLIQPPHESSRQPAYGAKLQATVLGLLIISIVGFVPLLGPVFTLFVYLVGVGVIIATYPVQGSKA; the protein is encoded by the coding sequence ATGAAGTTTCTAATGAAGGTTAGTGGCTTTATTGCTGCCGCATTCATACTCTCGCTGCTGGTCTTTCGTGTTGCGCGAGCTGATGATTCTTATGTATTAGCAAAAGACCAAGTTCATGATGGTGTGCTTGCCAAATCTGCCGAACGAATAACTATCGAAGGTACCGTCAATGGAGATCTTTGGGTGGCAGCTAGTCAGATAGATATCACTGGTGAAGTACGAGGTAATGTCTATGCTGTCGGCAGTCGAGTGATCATACGGGGCAATGTAATGGGTAGTGTGCATGCCCTCGGATCAGAAGTGCGACTCGATCGAAGCATTGCCGGTAGCGTCTATGCTGCAGGTAGTTTGGTCGCTACTGAGGAAGGAGTACAGATAGGGAGGACGACTGGACTAGCCGGAAGTGATGTGATGATTCATGGTAAGCTAGCCGGACAGCTATTTGCCGGAGCGTCACGAATGGAGCTTCGCGGGCAGATCGGTAGTGGTGCTCGCTTGGCGGCGAGTGAAGTGGTGCTCAGTAATTCGGCGACAGTTGGCGATGACTTACGGTATACGTCCCGGCTTGATGCGGTGATCCCTAACGACAAGGCCATCAGCGGAAAGGTTATCCGCGAAATGCCACCCGAAGATCAGCGCACAGAAAATTGGAGTCAGCGTGTAGTAGACTCCTTGATAGGATTGATTATGAGCGTGGTGACGGCTGTGGCTGTGCTTGCGCTGTGGGGCGATACCCTGGTCGAACGGGCGCAGCTCTTTCGTCAGTTACCAATTCGAACTTTCGGTCGCGGTGTGTTCTTTACTATCTTAGTGCCTGTGGTGTGTCTGCTGGTTATGATCACGCTGATCGGATTACCTCTAGGGATTATCCTGGGCTTGCTATACGCTGTTGTGCTCATGGTTGCGCCGACTGCAGCCGGTCTCGTAGTAGGATTACAGCTAATTCAGCCGCCGCATGAGAGCAGTAGGCAGCCGGCCTATGGGGCGAAGCTGCAGGCTACCGTATTGGGGCTTCTCATTATCTCGATAGTTGGGTTTGTGCCATTGCTCGGGCCGGTCTTTACGTTGTTTGTCTATCTGGTGGGAGTTGGGGTTATTATTGCTACGTACCCTGTTCAGGGTAGTAAAGCATAA
- a CDS encoding NUDIX domain-containing protein produces the protein MMGFNPSDIRIVVHGSFRQHFDQILETIEVFESAGFTVLAPEAREIISMTDGFAVLDGERDMDPRHIEARYLQHLKRLGGLGFSYFVDPRGYIGRTTSFELGIAQLIGVRCFFLEHPADHPAFYSHESVMGPHALRDYIFEHESLPAPNIQPNERFIHALWQRLVVPGSVVAGGAIIHHGPSDEYLFVKTHKWGGRYSIVGEKVQRGERLDEAILRGIKEETGLQAKLGRHIVTFDQIKQSGFHKAGVNHIFADYIVEVNSQRVVLDDEAEDYVWARREDALSSLDLEPNAKHTLLLAE, from the coding sequence ATGATGGGCTTTAATCCTAGTGATATACGGATTGTTGTGCACGGAAGTTTCCGTCAGCATTTTGACCAAATTCTCGAGACGATCGAAGTTTTTGAGAGCGCGGGGTTTACTGTGCTTGCACCCGAAGCTCGAGAGATAATCTCTATGACCGATGGCTTCGCAGTGCTCGATGGTGAACGTGACATGGATCCGCGGCATATCGAAGCACGTTATTTGCAGCACCTCAAGCGATTGGGGGGTCTAGGGTTTAGCTATTTTGTCGATCCTCGTGGGTATATTGGGCGTACAACATCATTCGAGCTTGGTATCGCACAGCTGATTGGTGTTCGATGCTTTTTCTTAGAACACCCAGCCGATCATCCTGCATTTTATTCTCATGAGTCTGTCATGGGCCCACACGCTTTGCGAGACTACATCTTCGAGCATGAGTCGTTGCCTGCGCCGAACATACAGCCAAATGAGCGGTTTATTCATGCTTTGTGGCAGCGACTTGTGGTGCCAGGCTCAGTTGTGGCTGGCGGTGCGATCATCCACCACGGGCCTTCTGATGAATATCTTTTCGTGAAAACGCACAAGTGGGGAGGACGTTACTCGATTGTAGGAGAGAAGGTACAGCGTGGAGAGCGGCTCGATGAGGCGATTCTGCGCGGCATAAAAGAAGAGACGGGATTGCAAGCTAAGCTCGGTCGTCACATTGTGACATTCGATCAAATCAAGCAGTCCGGATTTCACAAGGCTGGCGTAAATCATATCTTTGCCGACTATATAGTCGAGGTGAACTCGCAGCGGGTAGTGCTAGATGATGAGGCCGAGGACTATGTCTGGGCGCGACGCGAGGATGCGCTGAGTTCGCTTGATCTTGAGCCAAATGCCAAGCATACATTACTTCTTGCTGAATAA
- a CDS encoding ABC transporter ATP-binding protein — protein sequence MALISVKDIKKSYGDLEAVKGVNFQVKKGEVFGILGPNGAGKTTTLEMMEGLRPITSGTIIINGVDVAEKPYDVKEMIGVQLQSSAFFDKLSLVEVLHLFSNLYAQNKDPKVLLEEVGLSEKAKSFVKELSGGQKQRFSIAAALVNDPVVLFLDEPTTGLDPQARRNLWELVKQVQESGKTVIITTHYMDEAEELCDRIAIMDEGKIIALDTPKNLIKSLLKRGFKPRKEVVAANLEDVFIDLTGKDLRD from the coding sequence ATGGCACTCATCTCAGTAAAAGATATCAAAAAATCATATGGTGACCTCGAAGCCGTCAAGGGCGTGAATTTTCAGGTTAAAAAAGGGGAAGTTTTTGGTATCTTAGGCCCGAATGGTGCAGGCAAGACGACGACACTCGAAATGATGGAAGGCCTTCGACCGATTACGAGCGGCACGATCATAATTAATGGTGTCGATGTCGCCGAGAAGCCGTATGATGTCAAAGAAATGATTGGTGTGCAGCTCCAGAGCTCAGCGTTCTTTGACAAGCTGAGCCTTGTCGAGGTGTTGCATCTCTTCTCAAATCTCTACGCCCAGAATAAAGACCCGAAGGTCTTACTCGAAGAAGTGGGTCTTTCAGAAAAAGCCAAAAGCTTTGTCAAGGAGCTCTCGGGTGGTCAGAAGCAACGATTCTCGATCGCGGCAGCATTGGTGAATGATCCAGTAGTACTCTTTCTGGACGAACCGACGACCGGCCTTGACCCACAAGCAAGACGCAACCTTTGGGAGCTCGTCAAGCAAGTTCAGGAATCGGGCAAGACCGTCATTATTACGACGCACTATATGGACGAGGCAGAGGAGCTGTGTGATCGCATCGCGATTATGGACGAAGGTAAAATCATTGCACTGGATACGCCCAAGAATCTCATTAAGTCACTTTTGAAGCGCGGCTTCAAGCCTCGTAAGGAAGTTGTGGCTGCAAATCTCGAAGACGTATTTATTGATCTCACTGGTAAGGATTTAAGGGACTAG
- a CDS encoding ABC transporter permease, protein MQKVSRAFTRLRALTIASIKMYVRNVTGLFFTLFIPVVLIAVFGFLFKNNNFKTDIALTNYSDTEVSKQFVDSLKKVEAFRIEETDEASAADKLGRGKIDLQIIVPESFGQPDPTTKSLKPVSVQTYYNESNPRNGQTTNLIVGQIVSSFNAGITKAPQVYTVRAEGVKTNNLGQIDFFLPGVIAMSIMQLGIFSVAFVFVTYKTAGQLRRIQATPTHPVYFVIAQAITRELVAVAQVGLLLGLGIWAFQAKMIGSIVDFMLMAALGAAVFLAFGFAIAGWARDENQATPLAQLIQFPMLFLSGVFFPRDGLPEWLLKVTDYLPLTYLVDGLRKIATEGATLLTVGHDVIGLLVWGVVVFAISVFIFRWE, encoded by the coding sequence ATGCAAAAGGTCTCCCGAGCCTTCACGCGTCTGCGCGCCCTAACGATAGCGAGTATCAAGATGTACGTTCGCAACGTGACGGGACTCTTCTTCACGCTATTCATTCCTGTGGTGCTAATTGCTGTCTTTGGATTTCTCTTTAAGAACAATAATTTCAAAACCGATATTGCACTGACAAACTATAGTGATACTGAGGTGTCCAAGCAGTTCGTCGATAGTCTCAAAAAAGTCGAGGCGTTTCGTATTGAAGAGACTGATGAGGCATCGGCCGCCGACAAGTTAGGCCGAGGCAAAATAGATTTACAAATTATTGTCCCAGAGAGCTTCGGACAGCCGGATCCGACTACCAAGAGTCTCAAGCCAGTATCGGTGCAGACATACTACAATGAATCAAATCCGCGCAATGGACAGACTACCAATCTTATCGTCGGTCAAATCGTTTCTAGCTTTAACGCTGGAATCACCAAGGCGCCGCAAGTGTATACCGTACGGGCAGAAGGCGTTAAGACAAATAATCTTGGGCAAATTGATTTCTTTTTGCCGGGCGTGATTGCGATGTCAATTATGCAGCTTGGTATCTTCTCGGTCGCATTTGTCTTCGTGACTTACAAGACAGCAGGACAGCTGCGACGCATCCAGGCTACTCCAACGCATCCGGTGTATTTCGTAATCGCACAGGCAATTACTCGGGAGCTGGTTGCGGTGGCGCAGGTGGGTCTCCTGTTGGGCTTAGGTATCTGGGCATTTCAAGCCAAGATGATCGGCAGCATTGTTGATTTTATGCTTATGGCAGCGCTTGGAGCGGCAGTGTTTCTTGCTTTTGGGTTCGCTATAGCCGGTTGGGCGCGAGATGAAAACCAAGCAACGCCACTCGCGCAGCTGATTCAATTCCCAATGCTCTTCCTCTCTGGCGTATTCTTCCCGCGTGACGGTTTGCCAGAGTGGCTACTTAAGGTCACCGACTATTTGCCACTAACATACCTCGTCGATGGTTTACGCAAGATTGCCACCGAAGGTGCGACGCTACTTACCGTCGGACATGATGTGATTGGACTATTGGTTTGGGGAGTAGTGGTGTTCGCGATATCGGTCTTTATATTTCGTTGGGAGTAA
- a CDS encoding DUF2207 domain-containing protein: MRKRKIGLWLGIIGGLLAFSALSAPPVEANAGESIQSYQTNITVRSDGSALIEETLNYDFGSEDRHGIIRAIPLSAKLPNGKYFNYEFKTESVQRDGMTEPFTEKKQGTYNEIKIGSANKTIAGAHRYVIIYTASRVMQKDEAGDYFNWDVIGTSWPVPIRSSRAIITFPDEAPVLDSMRCYAGAQGSTDMGGCELTKSGQTITASIGALSANEGATVNILTEANSFQQYLEESDAPKGESLTDAGLPGILAIFIFTILPFLAVPLIFVVIAVVYLRNRVQTKQRQKQQTVIAQYEAPDNLTPAQLGLLQDSVAGMTEITATLIDLAVRGFIKITNVTKGSFIKTIDYQFDLLKSTSDKELQGYEQQLLLAMFGGHKQINLRKIDRMSMSTAVAAIAKQLKQELQQRGYFAQKLKWLNDPDNVTPDGYKAWARVEGFKLFLSVTERDRLKFTDAPAKNPEQFSRLLPYAIALGVEKEWAAQFAGMDVAQNLSWYSDPSSTRFNSVLLVNNLSGSFSTAVSSGFSSPSSSGGSSGGGFSGGGGGGGGGGSW; the protein is encoded by the coding sequence ATGCGAAAGAGAAAGATCGGTCTTTGGTTGGGTATCATTGGTGGGTTGCTGGCTTTCAGTGCACTATCAGCTCCGCCGGTCGAGGCAAATGCTGGGGAGTCAATTCAGAGTTATCAAACCAATATAACCGTCAGGAGTGACGGTTCGGCCCTGATCGAAGAAACCTTGAACTATGATTTTGGCAGTGAAGATCGGCATGGAATCATTCGAGCAATTCCGCTATCCGCCAAGCTACCAAATGGTAAATACTTTAATTACGAATTCAAGACCGAATCTGTGCAGCGCGATGGCATGACAGAACCATTCACCGAGAAAAAACAAGGCACCTATAATGAGATCAAGATTGGGAGTGCAAATAAAACCATTGCTGGCGCCCATCGATATGTGATCATCTATACTGCGTCACGTGTTATGCAGAAGGATGAGGCTGGCGATTATTTCAACTGGGATGTGATTGGTACTTCCTGGCCAGTCCCGATTCGTAGTTCTCGTGCCATCATTACATTTCCAGATGAGGCGCCAGTCTTGGACTCGATGCGCTGTTATGCCGGCGCGCAGGGGAGTACAGATATGGGTGGTTGCGAACTGACGAAATCCGGGCAGACCATTACGGCGTCGATCGGAGCACTGAGTGCCAATGAGGGCGCGACGGTAAATATTCTGACTGAAGCAAATAGTTTTCAGCAGTATCTCGAGGAGTCAGATGCCCCGAAAGGTGAGTCGCTCACCGACGCTGGATTACCGGGTATACTTGCAATATTCATCTTTACGATCTTGCCATTTCTGGCTGTGCCATTGATCTTTGTGGTCATAGCTGTGGTGTATTTGCGTAATCGAGTGCAAACAAAACAACGCCAAAAACAACAAACCGTCATCGCTCAATATGAGGCGCCTGACAACCTGACGCCAGCACAACTCGGACTCCTTCAAGATAGTGTAGCTGGCATGACCGAAATAACCGCGACCCTTATTGACCTTGCGGTACGAGGATTCATCAAGATTACAAATGTCACGAAAGGTAGCTTCATCAAGACTATTGATTACCAGTTTGATCTCTTGAAGTCTACGAGCGATAAAGAACTACAGGGGTACGAACAGCAGCTTCTCTTGGCAATGTTTGGTGGTCATAAGCAGATTAATCTTCGCAAGATAGATCGCATGTCTATGTCGACTGCCGTTGCGGCGATTGCTAAGCAGCTGAAGCAGGAGCTACAACAACGCGGATACTTCGCGCAAAAACTCAAGTGGCTGAATGATCCGGACAATGTGACGCCAGATGGATATAAGGCGTGGGCGCGAGTTGAGGGCTTCAAGCTATTCTTGAGCGTGACGGAAAGAGATCGATTGAAGTTTACGGACGCACCAGCAAAGAACCCCGAACAATTTAGTAGGCTCCTACCATATGCGATAGCGCTTGGAGTCGAGAAAGAATGGGCGGCACAATTTGCTGGTATGGATGTAGCGCAGAATCTTAGTTGGTACAGTGATCCATCGAGCACGAGATTCAATAGCGTACTGCTCGTGAATAATCTGAGTGGCAGTTTCTCCACAGCTGTTTCGAGTGGGTTTTCTTCACCTAGCTCAAGTGGCGGCTCAAGTGGCGGTGGCTTCTCTGGTGGCGGTGGTGGCGGTGGCGGTGGCGGAAGCTGGTAG
- a CDS encoding polysaccharide deacetylase family protein, which produces MKKVLGLAAVIALAVGVLAPVSTEASANLIANNSFETASGNSAPNWTIGTWGTNTSTARIMTSGSQSGTRSGRVTISSYTNGDAKWRFKPVVVTSGKTYTFSNWYKSNAVTELDAEVIMQDGSTQYLWLATVPASSAWKQNALTFTAPVNAKKVSIIHILYSTGWLQTDNYSLIAQDAPSPTTTVTPPTTTVTPPTTTPPSPTVVPPTTTVQPPAPSTNLIPNASVDEGAANVINGWLAGYWGSLTAQFTTPTQGAQSGSRYARVDVINYTSGDAKWLTPAITVTAGKTYTFSSYYRANVSTAVDVEVTFNDGSVQYGWLGDTPAQSTWTKFTAHYQAPANVKSVRFFHVINKNGWLETDTYSLVDSTATTPPTPPPDPGHAPFSRPLVSIEFDDGWASAYQYGLPAVESFGWKPTQYIITNTVLNNDNYGGAYMTAAQVKDWNARGDIGSHSLDHSHIPTLSYDQIVAQLTQSKSYLDSLLGEPTSLYVSPYCESSAQVVSVARALYQSVRNCDSYTNYKASFDRWNLHSFIILSTTTDTEIVQALNNAKATNGWLILVWHEVAGDDPSKLYSVSQSKLLRQLQLVKDSGIHVTTTQAALNESLGQ; this is translated from the coding sequence ATGAAAAAAGTTTTGGGTTTGGCCGCAGTCATAGCGCTAGCTGTTGGCGTGCTTGCGCCTGTCTCGACTGAGGCGAGTGCAAATTTGATTGCCAATAATTCGTTTGAGACTGCCTCGGGCAATAGTGCTCCAAACTGGACTATAGGGACGTGGGGTACAAACACATCCACCGCCAGAATCATGACGTCTGGCTCACAGTCTGGTACGCGGTCTGGGCGCGTTACGATCTCGAGCTACACGAACGGCGATGCCAAGTGGCGTTTTAAACCAGTCGTAGTCACTTCGGGCAAAACGTATACATTTAGTAATTGGTATAAGTCCAATGCTGTGACAGAGCTGGATGCGGAAGTCATTATGCAAGATGGTTCGACGCAGTATCTTTGGCTCGCAACCGTGCCGGCCAGCTCGGCCTGGAAGCAAAATGCGCTGACATTTACAGCTCCCGTGAATGCAAAAAAGGTTTCGATTATACATATTTTGTACTCGACCGGATGGCTGCAGACCGACAATTACTCATTGATCGCTCAAGATGCGCCGTCGCCAACGACGACCGTTACGCCTCCAACTACCACGGTCACACCACCTACCACTACCCCACCCTCTCCGACGGTTGTGCCTCCGACTACCACTGTGCAGCCACCAGCACCATCGACTAATCTCATACCAAATGCATCAGTCGATGAGGGTGCGGCCAATGTGATTAATGGTTGGCTGGCAGGGTATTGGGGCTCACTGACTGCGCAATTCACCACTCCGACGCAAGGTGCGCAATCTGGATCGCGCTATGCGCGAGTTGATGTTATTAACTATACTAGCGGTGATGCGAAATGGCTCACACCGGCAATTACTGTGACTGCTGGCAAAACCTATACATTCTCCAGCTACTATCGAGCCAACGTCTCTACGGCTGTTGACGTTGAAGTAACGTTCAATGATGGGAGCGTGCAGTATGGCTGGCTTGGTGACACGCCTGCACAATCGACTTGGACGAAATTTACAGCACATTACCAAGCGCCTGCAAATGTAAAGTCAGTCCGCTTCTTCCACGTCATCAACAAAAACGGCTGGCTTGAAACCGATACCTATAGCCTAGTCGACTCTACGGCCACAACTCCACCTACTCCGCCTCCTGATCCTGGACATGCACCATTCTCGCGTCCACTGGTATCGATCGAATTTGATGATGGTTGGGCGAGTGCATATCAGTATGGTCTGCCGGCGGTCGAGAGCTTCGGCTGGAAGCCGACACAATACATCATCACCAATACTGTTTTGAATAACGACAACTATGGTGGTGCATACATGACCGCGGCACAGGTCAAAGACTGGAATGCTCGCGGTGATATCGGCAGTCATAGTCTCGACCATAGCCACATACCGACTTTGTCCTATGATCAAATAGTTGCGCAGCTGACTCAAAGTAAGTCATATCTCGATAGCCTCCTTGGCGAGCCAACCAGCCTCTATGTGTCGCCTTATTGCGAATCAAGCGCTCAGGTGGTGAGTGTTGCTCGGGCGCTCTATCAGAGCGTACGAAACTGTGACAGCTACACCAACTATAAGGCGTCGTTTGATCGTTGGAACTTGCATAGCTTTATCATTCTCAGTACAACAACCGATACAGAGATCGTGCAAGCACTCAATAATGCTAAGGCTACCAATGGCTGGCTGATTCTTGTCTGGCACGAAGTTGCTGGAGATGACCCCTCGAAGCTGTATAGCGTGAGTCAGTCCAAGCTTCTGCGTCAGCTGCAGCTCGTAAAAGACAGCGGCATTCATGTAACGACTACGCAGGCAGCCCTCAACGAATCGCTGGGGCAGTAA
- the tilS gene encoding tRNA lysidine(34) synthetase TilS, whose translation MLERFVQQLEERDLLPAHKTYIVAVSGGVDSMVLLDLLSRLAPNWGWMLIVAHLDHAQRPGSDQVAMYVGATADQYGHKFVTNRLRAAALSESAMRDRRYAWLREMQKAHDALAIVTAHHANDRLETAIWHAIRGSGRHGLTSLRARHTDIIRPIMAFRRGDILLYAHQRDLQWREDPSNADTAYTRNLIRHELLGQVPQWDPYYHHNLTNWLNHLEAVNRRVDNLLDQVLDQVGSEHGTGYSFRLAALQQLTSPVLTELLAYVARRLHAGKGLTQRNLRAAEQWVRTAPTGSFTEALPGLMLTREYDRVNLVVSTAPVDIELIDDHLPLMAQKPVAFGRFILHMMPSHRADDEAYHLAAGEYYVRRWQAGDRVQPLGMAGSKKVQDIFVDNKVPRSDRLVWPLIVSTTNDIALIPGLVRDRRYAVVPDKDTLAVAVKGV comes from the coding sequence ATGCTTGAGCGTTTTGTACAACAGCTAGAGGAGCGTGATTTGCTGCCCGCGCACAAAACATATATCGTCGCCGTTTCTGGCGGGGTAGATTCGATGGTCTTGCTTGATCTTTTATCGCGTTTGGCGCCAAACTGGGGGTGGATGCTCATTGTGGCCCACCTAGATCATGCGCAGCGACCAGGATCAGATCAGGTAGCGATGTATGTCGGGGCTACGGCCGATCAATATGGACATAAATTTGTGACCAATCGACTGCGTGCGGCTGCCTTGAGTGAAAGCGCCATGCGTGATAGGCGTTATGCCTGGCTTCGCGAAATGCAGAAGGCACATGATGCCCTAGCGATTGTTACGGCGCATCATGCCAATGATCGGCTCGAGACGGCGATTTGGCATGCGATTCGTGGAAGTGGTCGGCATGGATTGACCAGCTTGCGAGCAAGACATACCGACATCATTCGACCAATTATGGCATTTCGCAGAGGAGACATCCTGCTTTATGCGCATCAGCGCGACTTACAGTGGCGAGAAGATCCATCTAATGCCGACACTGCATACACGCGCAATCTGATCCGTCACGAGCTGTTGGGTCAAGTGCCGCAGTGGGATCCTTATTATCATCATAATCTTACGAACTGGCTGAATCATCTTGAGGCAGTCAACCGGCGAGTAGATAACTTGCTTGACCAGGTATTGGATCAGGTCGGTAGCGAGCATGGTACGGGCTATAGTTTTCGACTAGCTGCCTTACAGCAACTTACTTCACCAGTACTCACAGAGCTATTGGCGTATGTTGCACGCCGATTACATGCCGGAAAAGGTCTTACGCAGCGCAATCTTCGAGCGGCTGAGCAATGGGTGCGTACTGCCCCGACCGGCAGCTTTACGGAGGCTTTGCCTGGCTTGATGCTGACCCGAGAATATGATAGAGTGAACCTCGTTGTCAGTACTGCGCCGGTTGATATTGAGCTTATCGATGACCACTTACCGCTCATGGCGCAAAAACCTGTCGCATTTGGTCGATTCATCCTACACATGATGCCAAGTCATCGAGCAGATGATGAAGCTTATCACTTAGCTGCTGGTGAATATTATGTCCGTCGTTGGCAAGCTGGTGATAGAGTACAGCCTTTAGGCATGGCCGGCTCGAAAAAAGTACAGGACATTTTTGTTGATAATAAAGTGCCACGAAGTGATCGATTGGTGTGGCCGCTGATTGTTTCGACTACAAACGATATCGCGCTCATCCCGGGTCTTGTACGTGATCGACGATACGCGGTTGTGCCGGACAAAGATACGTTGGCAGTAGCAGTGAAAGGGGTATAA